A part of Uloborus diversus isolate 005 chromosome 6, Udiv.v.3.1, whole genome shotgun sequence genomic DNA contains:
- the LOC129224583 gene encoding neuropeptide Y receptor type 5-like — MSSFSFSPNGTEIKLNFSFNFSFAQALDVLDEHFSNDKVFGYSTETIIITCYAVLMVMGLCCNLVVCSVVLTNAKIRSSRNVLVINLNISDIILCVFCMPFTLLVIIRRSWFLGAFLCKMVPFVQASTIFVSAGTVLAIAVDRYNAILSFNPQSPKGGKREMLLSTVIIWITAFVFSVPICIFQGTVPVGLPGLHFYYKCIEMWPSAESKGVYTVLTLVIQFVIPAITLLITHMNIRSHLNARVSQDDSSKTCETPNISVNHEKLKRDLRRNTRATMVLLNISIVFTISWLPWNGLNLLAEFNPNLLGPKELYLAFAVCHMTAMSSSVTNPILYGWLNSNIRREMVRVGWVIAKASSALVSNRSSHSDNYGMTQNNTLIRSSGESTLNKSNSHESHV; from the exons ATGTCCAGCTTCAGTTTCAGTCCTAATGGCACAGAAATCAAGCTCAACTTCAGCTTCAACTTCAGTTTCGCCCAAGCCTTGGATGTCTTGGATGAACACTTTTCTAACGACAAGGTGTTCGGCTACAGTACCGAAACGATAATAATCACTTGCTACGCTGTGTTGATGGTGATGGGGTTATGCTGCAATTTAGTGGTCTGCAGTGTCGTCCTTACCAACGCGAAAATAAG ATCCTCAAGAAATGTCCTGGTAATCAACCTCAACATTTCTGACATCATTCTCTGCGTGTTTTGCATGCCGTTTACTCTGCTAGTAATCATCAGAAGAAGCTGGTTCCTCGGTGCGTTCCTTTGCAAGATGGTTCCTTTTGTGCAGGCGTCAACGATATTCGTATCTGCTGGAACTGTACTCGCCATCGCTGTTGACCGTTACAATGCCATTTTGAGTTTCAACCCTCAAAGTCCAAAAGGGGGGAAAAGAGAAATGCTTTTGAGCACGGTCATCATATGGATAACAGCTTTCGTTTTTTCCGTGCCCATATGTATCTTTCAGGGAACTGTCCCCGTGGGACTTCCAGGActacatttttactacaaatgCATCGAGATGTGGCCAAGTGCTGAATCCAAAGGCGTCTACACAGTGCTGACCCTCGTGATTCAGTTCGTTATCCCAGCTATCACCCTACTCATTACCCACATGAACATCAGGTCTCATTTGAACGCCCGCGTTTCCCAAGACGACAGCAGCAAAACCTGCGAAACACCCAACATATCTGTGAATCATGAAAAACTAAAACGAGATTTGCGCAGAAATACTCGAGCCACAATGGTCCTCCTCAACATCTCGATAGTCTTCACGATTAGCTGGTTGCCCTGGAACGGACTCAATCTCCTAGCAGAATTCAATCCGAATCTTCTGGGTCCAAAAGAACTTTACCTGGCTTTTGCTGTGTGTCACATGACTGCCATGTCATCTTCCGTCACCAATCCTATATTATACGGGTGGTTGAACAGTAATATACGTCGTGAAATGGTTAGGGTAGGATGGGTGATTGCAAAGGCAAGTTCTGCCCTCGTCTCGAATCGCAGTTCCCACAGTGATAATTATGGAATGACTCAAAATAACACCTTGATACGCTCCTCAGGAGAATCTACACTAAACAAAAGCAATAGCCACGAAAGTCATGTTTAG